The Apium graveolens cultivar Ventura chromosome 10, ASM990537v1, whole genome shotgun sequence nucleotide sequence agatatacattttcaatgataacatttccagcttgcaaacagccatatccctccgttaaacctttgctgttatctccaaaggtaaccactgggccagctttctcaaccacatttgatagcagggctctatctccggtcatatgtcttgacgatccactgtcaagaatccacactaccggttgtacctgtttaatgccctgcaatacaaatggattagaacttcttcggaacccaagcttggctgggtccggcatacttgtaaaattggcctttatcaggcaaaacaacattcttaatttcactattctcaacattctcaatgactgaacatttgacctttaaaacagccttatcagatttatgtttaggcttaggcacaaatgtctcctttctaactttaggaggactagcagtcttagacctatcatgctttctattattcacatgctgacgaggagtagtcttatcattagaagcatgcttaccattaaaataagcaaacaacagattaaaagcacaagacatacaatcaggaacaccacatgctttatgagaaggattaacaataggcaacttatgcatggtagacatggcatttgtgctatccaactcatgtgtgtctgagttagtctcagttgctttcacaaccttgactggaacttttgacacacttgacttggagacagttttcccattagcattatcttcagcacgaatttcttcttgaataataaaagaggtctcatcaaatggttcagcaattgattccttatagaggggttcatcaacacccttaagcacatgtggtacttccctgcctttagcacatatatgaggaggggagtttatgcctaattttccaatagcagcattgtaatcataacctattccatgtgtttgattaacagcttgcttattgtaaaactctttggacttcgaacaagaattaaagtaagctttaaccttagcctcaagaccagtgatcttgtctttgagaatagtttcgagttgtctataacagtcaactctattctctagaaaagatacttggtctttaagtttatcttgattaatgtgcacaagtcttaattcattgacctctttctcaaggtctttgatttgttgatttaacaattcattatcacgacgagcacaatctaagttacctcttagatgataaaccatttcagcatcagaaagttttacctcttttcttgacgatgaggtgcttgcatcactagccatgagagcaagattcccaacttcttcatcttcactgtcagtatcatcccaacttcttccctttgccaggtacgccctttcagatttactcttctgattagaatcataagagttcttccttgcctgttttggctttctgcattctgtggcaaagtgtcccaactcattacagttgaagcatcggatggtgcttcgatcaaccatccctgttttatacccaccactgctggtgttagaggatgaagatccacctttctggaatctgttgtagttggacttgtacttgaacttgggattccttttgaatctgacatttgagaatctcttgacaatcagggccattgactcatcctccaattgctccagttcttccaaggaataataatcatctcctgattgattggtagtaggagaatcaaattctgctactataacattgtcttcaaccttggaagactgtaccattctgtctgactgttgagattgttgttgatatagtggttgttgttgttgttgttcatcagctaccagagcagtagacgtgctgaccacccttcctttcccgtaaacctccttctgctgaatctgctccaactcataagtctttaacacaccatagagcctttccaaagaaatctcactcagatctcttgcttctcttatggcagtgattctatgttcgagatgagttggcagtgtcaaaaggaactttttgttgacctccctgatggaatagtatttaccattaatattcaggttattgatcaatgcattgtacctctcaaacacttcagtgattccttctcctggattggatttaaagtattcatactcagaggttaggatttctagtttgttctccctaacttcctctgtgccttcattaataatctcaatagtttcccagatatgtttggaatctttacaattcatcacatgtctattcattaggggattaatggaatctactaagattaattgaaggctagcatccagggaagattcttctatttcagcaggagagaagtcctcaggatccttcacataagttctcgctttggtgatcaccacatcattctctattacctctggttcaataaccataggtatttttggacccttcttcaacacttgcaaatatttgggattagcaacctgtaaaaacagtagcatcttcttcttccacatcacataattttctttatcgaaaagtggaattttaacggttccaactttttgtgtagtcattatgaatttttgagtgaataaaaattcaagaagtgaaagaaacacaaaagtctaggatctagatttgtacgttaatcagaaggctctgataccaattgttaggtcccaatttgtttgtagaaggggggttgaatgcaaacaataccgtttcttcgaataaaatgcggaataaaattgtgaaacaaacttcaagttaaataaaacttttattaaacttgaaaggtgttacaactacggtatcgattacaagggtttaatctcaaatcaattattacaaatttagaataaattcgacatgaactttttctatttttgtaattaaaagatcaaatgctaaaagcgatttgagattaagttctagggattttaatccgctagattgatatacaagaacaagataagtaattctagtggtttggatttaacattaacaagctagaatatttgatcttgaataagcagatggaagatgaaatatttttcttttgttctctgcttTTTCTTGTTCTGTGTCTTGCTGCTCTGTATTTTATCAATGTTAATATGAGATagtgtcttctgcttcttttaaacaatcacagccgaagttgttgagaATTGGTGTGACAATCCATTTGAGCttgaatgactttcggtgagacaatctaatagagctaggaagacaattaaaatgaactagcaagactttcggtatgactattgattgtcataccgattgtcatattagttcaaatgaaattgtttttctgaatacataattgaatTTAATCTAAGTAAAAATtctatcaaaacaattaactgaattagtaagacattcggtatgactatcaattgtcataccgattgtcatactagtacaatcagttgtctttttagaattatcacagattttaatcaattaatattctgaaaatcctcattattaattctaaattaattaatcaatttaattcaattaatcaataaattaatccttgcagagttaatttattttcttaattaaattatatgacttaattaattaatagagaattaatactaaccctgagcagcatccattcttcagacaatcttcgagacttatgaatcaattccgtcacttcaatgctgacactcgatgtactgtctggttcatgagtgactaactttcgtgacgtttcttcatgtcttgactttgttgttctgattgaatccttgtaataaatgataccttgacgagatctctgtcacttgattaattccacgatcttgatttatatcactgaggcatgatcaacttcttgaacttcttccagtgaatcttcaagactgcagatgaacaatgtttctttattctttgacagatgttactttgtgagatctctctgatgcttgatccactatttacttattacattcttatttgagttgagttaaatactcgaataaacgagtaggctatgacatatgcctttcagacACCACTTGCAATATTACGGTTCAAAAACAACCAACTGAAATACTATATTTCTATTTTCGTTACGGATGAATGCAATCCGTTAAATCTTATTAATGCCGTGAGGGTATTTCAGTAAACTCAAGTCTCAACGGTCAGATTGGGTATATGCATATAAACATTTCACTGTATGTATCTCCTTCATCAGTCTAAACCTAATTTCCAAATTACATCCCACCCAAACAGAAATATGGCAGCTACAGAAGACATTTTGGATCTCGCTTGTGATTGTGATTGAATGAGTGTGGTTAAAACTCGTTGGTTTGGTGTAAACGCGGGTCGGAGGTTTCGCGAATCTGGGCAGCAATCTTGTGCGTACTTTGTTTGGATTGATCCACCCCTTGGAGCTCGTGCTGTTGAGGCTATTGAGGAGTTACACGAAATGCATTTTCAAGCTCTTCGAAGGAACAGTCACAGGAGGGACAGTTTGATTGAAAGGCATGAAGCTGAGACTCTTAATTTGAAGCGAAAACAAGGTTTTATGGTGGTTGCTATGTTTATTGTCTTCTCTGTGATGATGAGTACTGGACTTGCTTCAGTTATGCCTGATAATGTGGTTGATGATTACGAGTCCGATGAAGATGCTTAAGATCTTAAGTTTAAGGTTTTTGTCGGTGTGTTTTGTCTTTTAGCTATGTTCATGAAGATTCTTAAGATTTTATGTTTATTGTCTTAATGTATTCGAATTGTACTCTGATGACTATGTTATTCTCTGTAATGTATCTGATATTTCATTTTCGAATTTGACTGCTATATTTGACAATGTATTGTAATAGAATTTTAACTTTCAAATAAAACAAAAGAGGTCAATTCATTGCAAATTGTAACATAAGGTTCCATACCAAGGTTGACCATAACAAAAGAAGGTTCATGTAGAACATAACCATGAGTCATGACTACAAAGGTTCTATTACATCCATACCAAAAGAGCCAAACTAAGGTTCATATAGACCATAATAAAAAGTTAGCATCAAAACAAGCATTATCTTCTCAAGATGGTTGATCAACATTCACAATCATTAGGTTATTTACAACTTCCAAACAGGTTTCTGCTTAAGCCTACTTTCCCTTTTCTTCCTTGCTAGCTCCAGATTCCTCAAACTTGTAACACTGGCCTTGTCTTTAGTTGTGAATCCAAGTGCTTGAACACCAAGAGGATTGTTTGTGCCTTGTTGAGTGTTGGTATTGGTGAAGACACCACCTTGACTGCCTTCTCCAAGTGTAGTGGACCTTGTTGCTCTCCTTTCACCACTTTGTCCACCTTGATTTGGAGTTTCTTGGCCTTCCTGACTGGCTTCTCCAACTGTCCTGGAGTTTGAAGCCTCCTTTCCACCACCAACTTCAGCTGTCTTTGCCTTCTTGGTCCTAGTTTTCACTTGCTTCTCACAGCCATTAGCTTTGTCATGTGCCTGTGAACATAAGAAGTACATACTCTTCATATACTACTCCTGATGTGCACACATTATCATATTGAGATAATGAAAAAACAACATACCCTAGCAGGACAAGTCCTCATGTTATGAGAATATTCAGTGCAATAAGAGCACCTGACTTTGGTGTTCTGTCTTTTTAACCTTGTAGCCCCAGGGGTGGTTGCATCATTGGTTTTGTTCCTTGATTTCTTTGGCCTTCCTGTTTGTACCTTGAGTACAGGTGGTAATGGCTTAGGGTAGTCTGTTGCATCCCATTCTTCTTCACCACAAATAGGATCAAGAATGTGGTTGTATGTTGCAAGGAAACTATCCTTTGAGTAGCAAGCATGAATATACTCCTCATAATTTTTCTTAGACCATGCTATGCAAGCACAGGCATGATAACATGGTATACCTGAGATCTCCCATTTCCTGCATGCACACCTTTTGGCCTCCAGGTCCACCACCATTTGGTAACCCCCATCACTCATAGTAACCAGGTACTTTGCACCTCCAGACCATACCACATGACAACCTTTAATCAACTCAACAACTCTGCAAACAAAATATTAGGCATTAACAATTAGTATCACATAAACTTAAAACATGACACTGCAACATAGTTAGTTGAAGACACTTACTTATTCAGTCTTCTCATGGAATTAGGGCAAATAGGGTTCAAGGCATAACTATTAAGCATCTTGTCCCTCTTTTTTTGTATCCTTTTCATGACATCAATATGTATGCTTTGTAGCATTGACAGAATAGTCAAGTCTCTATATTTTCCAATGGTGCTATTAAATACCTCACATTGGTTATTTACAAACTGGTCAGATTTAGGTGTCAATCTGAAGGCACTTCTACTCCATTGAGTTCTTGGTTTTTCAGATAACCAATCATAGCATTTCTTTGATAACTGCCAATACATGATTTTATAATGAATAAGCAAACAATTCAAGAAAGTATGATTAATGATTAATAACCAAATGACTAATGACATGGAATGATAACAGCTTACCTTTTGCAACTCATCCATGTGCTTCTTAAATGTGTATTCAGTTGTAGCCCTAGCTGCTTTCCAGAGAATCATCCTGACACCAATGCCTTTTTGTTCTTTCCACATATTTCTGTACAAGTGCATAACACAGAACCTATGTTCTGCATTAGGCACAATAGTTTCCAAGGCATTAATCAAGCCTTTCTGCCTATCAGATATAAATGTCCAGCTGCTGTCATTGTCAATGTTCAAGTCTTCAACTACTTGCTTTAAAAACCAATTCCAGCTCTCACTGTTCTCAGCTTCCACCACTGCCCAAGCCAAGGGATACATCTCATCATTAGCATCTGTTCCAATAGCTGCTAATAATTGGCCACCATAAGGGCCCTTTAAGTGGCACCCATCTAGCCCTATTAGTGGCCTACAACCCTCTCTGAATCCCTTCTTAACTGCTCCAAAGCAAGTATATAATCTTTTGAATCTTTTCAGTCCACCTCTTCTGCACCACCAGCATCTTCAGTCATCACCAAGACAGTGCTATCAGGCAATGCTTTCAATAAAGCATTAGCATAGTCCCAAACTCTTGAATACTGCTCCACATGCTTCCCATTAATTGTCTGTAATGCCTTTCTTTTAGCCCTAGCAATTGCATAAATGCTCACATGACAACCCCAATCATTGACAACCTTTTTCAGAAAAGCTTGCAAAGGCCATGTGGGGTTCATCCTTATGTCATTTTCATAGTAATTTGCAATCCATTTAGAATTTATCTGTTTCTGATCAAAAGTTTGAGTGCATGTATGTTTGGGGTCATACACTCGAACTTGATAAGTGTCAGACCTCTACATCTTGTTTGCATAAATATTCCGCTTGCAACCATTAGAGCACACAAACTTCACTCTTGAACCATAATTTCTTTTCTGCACTACAGGCCTTCTTTCAACAATGGCTTGCTTCTTTACTGCCTCTCTGAACACCTTTGCACTTGCAAATAACTGCCCCAACTCAAACTTTGGATGCCCCATCTCACTCTTCTCATCAAAAACAGACCACTTGATCTCTTCTTCATCTGTGGAGTTAGCAGCCATCCTCTCTTCTTCACTGTTTGTATATTGTGTAGAGTCAATTGAATATTCTACATTTCCTACTGTCCCCATGTCATCTGTAACCCTTGTTTTCCCCTTGTCAGTCATGtttccttctccttttgcttttccttttccttttacAGTATTATTGTTTGCTTTCTCAACTTCTTTTGCTTCTCTTTTTTTAGCCCTCTCATTTTTATACAAACAAACATCATCATCTGTGCTGTCAACATTGGAGGAGTCACTGTGAAATGAATCATCAGTCAACTCATCTTGACACACCACAAAATCTTCATCCTCTGGGTCAGTATGATCACTAAACACCTCTTCATCATCTACAAGATGTTCAACTTCACCTTCATTCTCTGGATTCTTTTCTACATCTGCATTCTCTGCATTTTCCTCCTCATCTGCTTCATAGTCAAAAAGACCCTCATACACACACATTTCTCTAAGAAAATCTTCAGAATTGAGGTGGTCATTCTCCACAAATTCCAAGTTAGGATCTTGTGAAGGGTTGTACTCCTGTGACACTTTCCCATCAGGTGTGACTACTGCTAGGGGTTTAGAAGCAATGGAAACAGCAAAAACAAACACCAACCTTGAAGGTGGCACAAGTTCACACATGTCTAAAACATCAGCATCTGATTCTAATGTCCATAGACCATTGACCCAATCTGTTTTTGGAAATTTATAACTAAATGAATGACACCCATCTTGACCACATTCTGTTAGCATAGACTTTAACTCAATTATACTCATCATGTCTACATTACACCCGTCTATATAAACAAAATCTCCACCAACATAATTCCTCGGATTTTCAGAGATGACCCCACCATAATACAGTTTAATTGTAAACAAATCTGCAGCTGAAAAGAATAACAAACAAAAACAGAAAGTGGGGAAAAAAATGACAAACATATATATAAAGGAGGACATAAACAATTCAATACACGTGAATGGGACCACTACCAGGCCAAAACCCTAATTTGTACTCGTCAAACACTAACAGTCAACAAACCTTAAAATTTATCAAAACCCTAACATACATATATGACAAAACCTAACATTACATCTCAAGAACCCTTTTTTAATACAAATTACAGAGATTGGGGATACCCTAATTTACCCTAAAATTACTGGAGATATCGAATACTTACCTGTATAACTGGGGCATTCATTTGGTGAGTAAATATCCCTTTCTTCCCTTGGACGAATTAACCAACTCATGCTTGCTAGATTTTGGATCACCCTTCTCTTCACTTTGCTAGATTTTTTAACTAAAGTAAATGTTGCAAGAAAATGGAAAAAGAGGAGGCGAAAAGGTACTGGTAAAAGCCCGCGTAATTGGTTTATGTGGAAAAGACGATGAGGCCCTCCACTTTTGGTCACGGCGTTAATAAAATTTAACGGATTGCATTCATCCGTAACGAAAATAGAAATGTAGTATTTCAGTTGGTTGTTTTTGAACTGTAATATTGCAAGTGGTGTCTTCACCAAAGTGCGAGTACACAAAGTGCACTTTACTCAAGTATTTATATGGTAATAGTGCATAACTGTCCAAAAAacaaaatatatacatatataattcaaatgattttgttttttttattgtGGGCACTTGTCGCCGCACATTAATAATATAACAAACAGAAATTTCTAAATTTAATATCTAACTCTAGCTCATATGTATTTCCAATGAAAAAAATAATAGAAGCATATGAGCATGTGCGACGTTCACGGGGAAAAAGAATAGCTTAGGAAGGCTCAACTCGAAATCATTGAACCCATCATCCTGACCTTTGTAGGGAGTAAAACTGAAAAAGCTCCTATGATATACAAATTACATTTTATACCAGAACTAACCTCATGCATGTCTTGAACATTGAGATTTGCATCAGCAGTCTACTGAAACAGCCTCACTTTGTGGCAAGGGAAAGAATTGTCAAAACTATCGTTGGCCTGGAGCTCTAAGAGCTGATCTTGACTGGGGTCTTTTAATTTCTGGCACCATTGTAAAAGTTAGGACCATACCAGCATTGATGAGCACTTATATTTCGGTGTCATTGTGAGTTTAAACTAAATTCACAATTGCAGCAGTACCCTACAAACCAGCCCCAACTGCCACCCCTTGTCATTTGTCATTTGTAAAGAAATATGCGAGTTTGCTACAAGTATCTAGCATATAAATTTCTTCAAGTATCTAGCATATAAATTTCTTGGTGTTTGCTACAGAAATGCAGCAAGAACTTCAGTTTCGTATATCGTGAAAAGAACTCTCACCAGATGGAGAAGACAGATTTAGCAACCTTTGCATTATCCATATATCCTGCAATCTAGACTAGAACAACGTTGTACCATAACTCTAAGCTATATTTAtaaaaagagagaaaatatttaggGCATAAAGTATTAACAGTAAATGCAGGAGAATTTGTACTCGAAAATGTATGATAATTTGAATCACAAACACAATGGACACCGCAAAATAGACACCGCGGGTTCATGACAATTTAAAATATTTTGTATTCTACTTATGATTTTCCTAAAAGTAAAATTATTTACAGGCATAAAAATGAAGAGGATTAAATATGTTTGCTATCAAAAGGCCCTCGCTGTCAGCGAACTCATATCAAAATACAGGACATTGAACATAAGACTCCAAGGGATTTACAATCTGTCCAGAATTTTTGACACAGGTTTTTGACATACAAAACACAGGAAATTGCACAGTATCAAAGTACCAGATTATATGGTATTTCAAGAGGTTTCCAGAACATGTTTATACTCAGAAAATGGACACTCGAAACTCAAGTTATGAATTTTGGAATTTAGGCCATTAATCTTGAAAATTTAAATTCTGCACTACACTTGTAAGCATTAGAAATATGAACACTTCTAGGAATCCAAATCAATACAAGTTAAGGTATTTACTTAGTGAGCCAACAAGTACACCTAGTAAGACTTGGTCTCCTGGTAAGTAACACTAAttttgttaggtctcaatatgtttgtagaagggggttgaatacaaacaatactgtttaatcgaataaaatgcggaataaaaaagtgaaacaaaatttaagttaaataaaagtattattaaacttgaaaggtgttacaacaacggtatcgtttacaagggattaatctcaaataaattattccaaatctagaataaattcgacatgaactttttctatttttgtaataaaaaggatcaaatgctaaatgtaatttgagattaagttctagggattttgatccgctagatagttacacaagaacaagaaaaggatttctagtggattagatttaacaatgaatactagaaataaatgatctgtgaaattgcaataagttctctgctgttttcttggttctgtgttcttctgttaatttgatattcaatgcttTGTCTTTAGAAAATAAGCTGCTGctttttatattaaatcaatccttgatttaactggcaagacaatcctgatagctcagcaagacaatcctttttaactggtagaactttcggtaggacagtctattgaactggcatgactttcggcaagacaatctaaatgagctggcatgactttcggtatgactattgattgtcataccgattgtcatactaatacaaaagattgtctttgctgaattaattttgattttaaattcaaaattaattctgaaaaaccataatattaattcagaattaattaattaattaacccaattaatcaataaattaatctttgcagatataatttattttcttaattaaattatatgacttaattaattaatagagaattaatactattcttgaacagcaaccactcttctgacaatcttctgaaaatcactgaatccatttcaccacttcaatattgacactcgatgtattgtctggttcatgaatgactaacttctgtgatgtttcttcatatcttgattttcttcaaattaaatccctgtaatcaattgataccctgaagagatctttgtcacttgattaaaaccataatcttgatttatatcactgatgcttgatcaatttcttgagcttcttccagtgaattaagtcctcaattctgtagatgaacaatgttacttaatcctttgacatatgttactttgagagatctctccgacgatagaaccactatttacttgttacatccttatttgagttgagttaaatcctcgaataaacaaataggctatgacatatgcctttcaatctccccctatgtgtttgttagacaataataacaaatacctagaggataactcaactaacaaataagaaaaatatataaacagtaatgcaaagtaaatagcagaaaagttctggattatatttaacattttgcagattccaaaagaaatttacaagtgaatacaagatagatgttcctctagactgaacatataactacattagtctatcttgattcataaagctctaagcaaattatattaagttttgagctaattgaattcagttgtcttcccttccgaattcaccttcttccaaatcttgaagcaactccttgtcaaagacacggtccttttcagaagtgaagctggctggtctgactggttgaactccaactgactttagattattcttgaactgattgtactttttaatattcttttcacaataagcttgaatcagatcagctgcttgagttttcaacatggatgaatatccaacagttcttaagtgatgtttcatccagacaagatgcttagctgagtagtctttaagagattgtgaatcgagctggcagatttgaagacagtcagacttaaagaatcttacctgatgaggattgttgaccacttgaggactagccctgctggcaaactctttgagcctttctcgaagaacttcattcaattctgagcttcttttgactttgttgagaagaacccaaatctctgataaagaacgattctcaaacagatgaagtgataccttgaaagatccttcgctctgacaatatacaaatatgctcatttcatttagagatctgtcaaaggcagctgtgatccttgagacttcagtctttatagcattcatgtacacgtcattgtttggattagagatctccagcttgtccagaagatgtagaaactgcctatcattgtttgtgctcagctgaggcatatcaagtactctcctagcttcatcccatttttcaccaatctccagtctgacatctcttctcctttctttagctttaatgtcatgaagatgttgcttttcaagagtttctgttcattcaatgtttttcctcatatcaatgatctgggatacctttttgagttcagcttcttttcttttcaactatgactgctgctgctgaaactctttctcaaaaacaggatccactggagcttcctcttcccattctccaaaatcactttcctcctcagcttcaaagaaaccatctttatcttccaagactggttcagagggaatgtcaaaaatatcaaagtcatcctgttctccactatagtagacatcatcagccttccctgtgcctccaacagaagaatctttttcttttccctctccacttctccctttcttctcccccttagttgagtaatcctctacagactttcccttagaccctccatgacctccatgacctccagagcctgagcctccaccagacggcccttcaaagaaagtcctttgttcttcattagggcagtgaaatttttttatcatgaagtacaagtgcttcatcccttcattgagatattccatgcccgtctctatcttcagaaatctggaggaatccagtgaatgattcatttcaaccaagtcttcaagagaagtcattcttgtatggagagagcagaagtttgaaatatcttcagctaataaagttggagatgcctggattgagttaagctttggtacaacagaggtcttcaaatctgatatctgagtcctgatgagagccagctgattattgacagaggtggaagaagaagaccgt carries:
- the LOC141691598 gene encoding uncharacterized protein LOC141691598 — its product is MNPTWPLQAFLKKVVNDWGCHVSIYAIARAKRKALQTINGKHVEQYSRVWDYANALLKALPDSTVLVMTEDAGGAEEGPYGGQLLAAIGTDANDEMYPLAWAVVEAENSESWNWFLKQVVEDLNIDNDSSWTFISDRQKGLINALETIVPNAEHRFCVMHLYRNMWKEQKGIGVRMILWKAARATTEYTFKKHMDELQKLSKKCYDWLSEKPRTQWSRSAFRLTPKSDQFVNNQCEVFNSTIGKYRDLTILSMLQSIHIDVMKRIQKKRDKMLNSYALNPICPNSMRRLNKVVELIKGCHVVWSGGAKYLVTMSDGGYQMVVDLEAKRCACRKWEISGIPCYHACACIAWSKKNYEEYIHACYSKDSFLATYNHILDPICGEEEWDATDYPKPLPPVLKVQTGRPKKSRNKTNDATTPGATRLKRQNTKVRCSYCTEYSHNMRTCPARAHDKANGCEKQVKTRTKKAKTAEVGGGKEASNSRTVGEASQEGQETPNQGGQSGERRATRSTTLGEGSQGGVFTNTNTQQGTNNPLGVQALGFTTKDKASVTSLRNLELARKKRESRLKQKPVWKL